In Columba livia isolate bColLiv1 breed racing homer chromosome Z, bColLiv1.pat.W.v2, whole genome shotgun sequence, one DNA window encodes the following:
- the LOC135577370 gene encoding gastrin-releasing peptide-like has product MGGGPRRPGALPLLALALLAAQGCAAPLQPGGSPALTKIYPRGSHWAVGHLMGKKSTGDFPYVYEEENKTPFSALPENIKQLQDYLKWEEISKYLLRLLEGNENQSAHFSKGGLPWYARSPWETDDNSSWKEMMDYLLQVVNMKESAPS; this is encoded by the exons ATGGGCGGCGGCCCGCGGCGGCCCGGGGCTCTGCCGCTGCTGGCGCTGGCGCTGCTGGCGGCGCAGGGCTGCGCGGCTCCCCTGCAGCCCGGGGGCTCCCCCGCGCTCACCAAGATCTACCCCCGCGGCAGCCACTGGGCTGTGG GACATCTAATGGGGAAAAAGAGCACTGGAGATTTTCCTTATGtctatgaagaagaaaacaagaccCCATTTTCAGCATTACCCGAAAATATCAAGCAACTGCAAGACTATCTGAAGTGGGAAGAAATCTCAAAATATTTGCTACGGCTGctggaaggaaatgaaaatcaaaGTGCTCACTTTTCAAAGGGAGGGCTTCCCTGGTATGCCAGGAGCCCCTGGGAGACAGATGACAACAGCAGCTGGAAAGAG aTGATGGACTATCTGCTTCAAGTTGTGAATATGAAAGAGAGCGCTCCAAGCTGA